CTCATTGCTGACCGCGACCCGACCAAGCTCGACTTCGTTTTCCATTTTGCCCGCAAGCTTCAGTAATAATTTATCGCAGATAGGCAATACATTAAGGTGTTCGACATCGACAATCATGTACTCTATTTCGATACCATACACGGAAAACAATGAATACGGTTTACTGGCCATAACCCCTCTTTTTGTTGATTCGATCCAAAAACACTCTCATCACGATGCGATACAACTCATCACCCAACATTTTATCTTCGTCGTGTGACTGAATATCGGGATTATCATTCACCTCGATGACGTACACTTTGCCGTCCTTTTCTTTGATATCCACACCATACAAACCATCACCAATCAACTTACAGGCCTTAAGCGCTGTTTGAATCACATTCTCTGGCACATCAGACAACTCAACCGTGACAGAAGCACCCCAAGGGTTCTTAAGCTTTGAAGACCAGTCATAAATCTGCCAGTGTCCCTTGGCCATATAATATTTACAGGCATACAAAGGCTTTTGATCAATGACACCGATACGCCAATCAAACTCTGTAGGCATAAATTCTTGTGCAATAATGAGCTCCGAATGCTTCAAAAAGCCCTGGCAGGCTTTAGCCGCCTCCTCAATAGATTCAGCTTTAACCACACCTTTTGAAAATGCACTATCTGGCTGCTTGAGCACACACGGGTAATGCAGCGTTTTAATAATCTCACGCCAGTTCTGCTTACTGATGACACGTGTTTGTGGGCAGAGAATATTGTTACCACGCAAGGTTTCAGCCAAATAGACTTTATTGCAGCAACGTAATATCGACAAGGGATCATCAATAACCACCAGGCCTTGCGAGAAAGCTTTTAATGCAAATTTGTAAGTATGGTTATTGACCGCGGTGGTTTCGCGAATAAATAAGGCATCAAACTCACTAATAAACCTATAATCGTCTTTTGTAATTAACTCAGCATTAATATCCAACTCTTTTGCAGCTTGAATAAATCGCTTTAAGGCAGGCTTGGCCGAAGGGGGCGTGGCCTCATTAGGGTCATACAATATCGCCAGATCATGATGGCGCATTTTTCTTTTCACTGAAGAAAATCGTTTTTTCGACAAAAACTCATCGGCTGACTGCGCCAAAAAAGGCCAGTGTGACTCGGGAATATCACCTATCGACAAGGAGACAATTCGTTGAATCCGCCAAGTTTTCTTGTATTCAAAATGCACACGAAACAACGGCAACGAAGCGAGACCATGCAGTTTTTTTGCGAGTTTTTCATGCTGGCCAGCCATATTCTTTCCAAAATACACACTGAGACTGAACGTGTCTGACTTGATGCTTTTTAAGGAATGCGCAATAGCGCCATTAAGCTCCCGCTCCAAATAGTCTTTAAACGAAGGCTTATTGAACTCCTGCGTGGTCATCACCGAAGGAAAAACACGATGTCCTCTGGCCTCAGATAATAGCGACACATAATAGCCTATCGACTGATAATGATACGTACTGCATAGGTTAATGATGCGCGAGACACCTTTGGCGTAGGTTTCATACTGGCTCAAGTAATCCTGTGCTGCAATGACCTCAACCGGAAAACCCAAATCCGACCAGATACTCGCTTGCTCCGTGACAATAATCGTTTTCATGATTGCCCCTTAGGCGTAATCACCAAGAGATTGGCGTCAAAGGTGAGCACGCCTAACATAATTGCATTCATCAAGCGTTTAATGCTGACCTTATAATAATTGTTGTTTGAAATAGGGTTCGTGCGATGTGGGTCGGCGACCACAATATGCCGATATTTTTCATCGTAACCACATAACACCACGAAATGACCACAAGGCTCACCACGAATATCGTCGTAGATCATTTTGCCTTTTGAGGTTTGGCGCTCACGTGGTGTTTGATACAAATAAGTTGCGCTTAAACCGGTAATAATCGGTTTTTTTTGTGTGAAATAACTTTTAAGCAAATCGGTGCTCAACTCTTTATAAAAAAGTTTGCCGCCGGCTTTTAAGTATTGAATATACGCATCCGTAGTTTCCAGAAAGGATTTCGCCGTTGAGTAGCGCGATTGCAAGATCAGCTTTTCGATGATATCTGGCACGGCATTACCGCGATGATCAAACCAGCTAGGATCAAAAATATCGAGATTATAAACGTAAAGTTTGGCTTCATAACCACGCCCCATAGCGTGCTTACCCAAAAGACAGGCTAGCGTTCCGCCGTTACGTAATCGCTGCACTTCGCTGATCACTTGATCGAGAGAAATATTATCGTGGTAGTAACGATAAACGGCTTGAAGGCTCGTGGGTCCGCAGGTTTCGTCATCAGGCTGAGTCTGTATGTTCACATCCATTGAAAAATACTCACACATACCTTATTGAATAAGCTTGAATTATACGCTTTTCTCAAACAAGCGATAGCGATTTTAGGCGGTTTATTTAGGCAACGTCCGATACACCGACCGGGCATTGTCATAAAACAGCTTGTGCTTTTCCGTTTCAGAAAGGCCCGGTATCGCCAGCTGATAACGCTCGACCAGCGTCGGAAAATCGCAATAAAGTTTATCGACCGGGAAATTACTGGCAAACAAGCAGCGCTCTAGACCAAAGGCGTTAACCATAAAACGAACCCAGGGTGTGACAGAGGCAGCCGACCATTGATGATCCCACATGCCAAACCCTGAAAGCTTCACCACCACATTCTCACAAGACGCCAAGACCAAAATTCCTGCCTCCCACAGCTCCCTTTCTGCCTGAATCGGCATGCCGGCATGGTTAAGAATGATCATAACATCAGGGTTATCCTTGGCTAAGGCTGCCGCCAAAAGCATTTGCCCTGGGCAAATTTGCAAGTCAAACGATAAACCATACTTCGCCAGCAAACGAAAATGCTTGCGCCAAAGTGGGTTCCTTAAATCATCGGCGCGCTCGGCCGCCCGGTAGATCGACTTCTCATGCCAATTAAGTATCTGACGCACACCTTTAACCAGAGGTGAAACCGAATAAAACGACAGCAAACTTTCAAAAGTAGGACTAAGCAAATCCACGCCAGCCACAACCGCAGCGATGAGAGGGTTACTTTTCGATAAGCGATCCAACCACTGGACCTCATCTTTGGCATAGCAAGCACTGGCCGCCTCAACGTGCACCGCCTGCTCAATCGTAAAAAGCTTCACATCGGAAAGATAATCACAAGGCAAATACGTTTGATTTAAGGGAGCCAGATCACCCAATAACTCACTTTCGCCTCGTGCAAGCCAGGGATTAAGGCCAAGGCTCACATCCCAAAAATGACAATGCGCATCAATGATTTTCACCGGACACCCTTAAATACTATAGAGGCCTGACTATAGCATCCTGAAAAGCAATCGGCGAGCTAGGCTAGGGAGCACCCCGAGTTGCTTCCCACATAGAAATCCTTTGGCATTTCAGCAGTCTGCGCAGGCTGAAACAAAGCCGCCGATGAAGCACAGGCAGACACCTGATCACTGACCGCTGCCTCATCAGGGGCATTATGCGAACCAAGCTTATGCTCTAAGGCAGCTGCAACACTCTGACCCGTATAATCTTCAGAACGCTGATAGTGATTAGCAAACCTACTGAGCAAGTTGGATAAAACAGACTGGCGATCAAAGTTTTTGAAATCCTGAAGATTAAAGAAATAATAAAATACCGAGCTCAAAACAGCAAAAAACAATGACAAACCAAACGTCACCCCGAGCACCGCTGCGGGGTTTAAAGCACTAAACATAGAGAAAAACACACCCATGCTGGAATTTAAACTCAACACAAAGTTACCAATCAAATCAAAAACCGATAAAATGACAACAAAACCAAGCCTTAACCCTATGCCCGCTAGATTAGGACAAACCATACGCCCCGTTTCTCGAAGAACCTCTTTAGATACGCCCCAGAAGCCTTTTTTCAATACCACTTCACTTTCTTTTTTCGGAGTTAAGATACTACCGGATTGGCTTAAAATCTGAGACAGCCAAGAAGCAAAGGCTAAGAAAAATGCTGACCCGCTGATCGCATTATCCCAAGGGCTTTGGTGCGTCACTGGGTTAACCGGTGGATAAAGGTCAAAAATTCTAAACGAGTAAATAATAGACTGCATAACACCGTAATGATTCAAGGGAATCATAGACAAGGCACCCAAAACAATCGCGCCCCACTTATACCAGGGCACCGTACCAAATTTTTTTTGTCGCCATAATTGATAATGCTTTACCGCTTTAGCAGAGGCATTACCGAGTCGAGTGAGAAAGTTTACGACACCAAATGCAAAGCCCACACTAAAAAATGTACCCCCAAGCCAAATCGGCAAGTCAGCAGCCGACAAAGAAAAGCTCAAACAACGAGAAGCCTCACCCTTCTGGGTGTGACCCGCACCCCCCGAACGAACCAACTGAGCCGACTGCATTATGGCTTGATAAGCAACACTGAGCACCGTACAAAGGCCTCTAACGGTGCTCAGTGAAGCACAGATAGCCGAAACAACAGCAATAACCTTTATCGCCTTAACAAACCTCTCATCTCTTTTTTTCCAATGCTCAGAGTACACAATCGATGTCGCAGTTGATTTTTTTTGCCTATGTGGAGCCTGACAACCATCAATAAATTTGATCGTACTGGGCAAACGAGTAGCCCAATTCATTACCAGATCGGCCACTGTTGTGGCAAAACAAAGAAACAAAGGAACCCAGCAAGGCCACTGATCATAGGCAAACCAACGGACAAGAATAGAGTAAAGTAAGTGTGTTTCCGTGAAGAAAGTGTCCAGCATA
The Gammaproteobacteria bacterium CG11_big_fil_rev_8_21_14_0_20_46_22 DNA segment above includes these coding regions:
- a CDS encoding peptidase-C39 like family protein, whose amino-acid sequence is MDVNIQTQPDDETCGPTSLQAVYRYYHDNISLDQVISEVQRLRNGGTLACLLGKHAMGRGYEAKLYVYNLDIFDPSWFDHRGNAVPDIIEKLILQSRYSTAKSFLETTDAYIQYLKAGGKLFYKELSTDLLKSYFTQKKPIITGLSATYLYQTPRERQTSKGKMIYDDIRGEPCGHFVVLCGYDEKYRHIVVADPHRTNPISNNNYYKVSIKRLMNAIMLGVLTFDANLLVITPKGQS
- a CDS encoding amidohydrolase; translated protein: MKIIDAHCHFWDVSLGLNPWLARGESELLGDLAPLNQTYLPCDYLSDVKLFTIEQAVHVEAASACYAKDEVQWLDRLSKSNPLIAAVVAGVDLLSPTFESLLSFYSVSPLVKGVRQILNWHEKSIYRAAERADDLRNPLWRKHFRLLAKYGLSFDLQICPGQMLLAAALAKDNPDVMIILNHAGMPIQAERELWEAGILVLASCENVVVKLSGFGMWDHQWSAASVTPWVRFMVNAFGLERCLFASNFPVDKLYCDFPTLVERYQLAIPGLSETEKHKLFYDNARSVYRTLPK